One genomic window of Prinia subflava isolate CZ2003 ecotype Zambia chromosome 27, Cam_Psub_1.2, whole genome shotgun sequence includes the following:
- the LOC134562421 gene encoding olfactory receptor 14A16-like isoform X1 translates to MGGVHDAQNEEMSNSSSISHFLLLPLAHTRQLQLLHFCLFLAISLAALLANGLIISAVACGHLLHSPMFFFLLNLALSDLGSICTTVPKAMHNSLWDTRSISYAGCAAQLFFFAFFITSEFALLTVMCYDRYVSICKPLHYGTLLGSRACAHMAAAAWASAFLYALLQTANTFSLPLCHGNALGQFFCEIPQILKLSCSHSKLRALGLLMVGACIAFGCFLFIVFSYVQIFRVVLKIPSEQRRHKAFSTCLPHLAVVSLFVSTGFFAYLKPPSISSPSLDLALSVLYSVVPPVLNPLIYSLRNQELKAAVRTLITG, encoded by the coding sequence TCCATGATGCCCAGAATGAAgaaatgtccaacagcagctccatcagccacttcctcctgctgccattggcacacacgcggcagctgcagctcctgcacttctgcctcttcctggccatctccctggctgccctcctggccaacggcctcatcatcagcgccgtagcctgcggccacctcctgcacagccccatgttcttcttcctgctcaacctggccctcagcgacctgggctccatctgcaccactgtccccaaagccatgcacaattccctctgggacaccaggagcATCTCCTACgcaggatgtgctgcacagctttttttctttgcctttttcatTACATCAGAATTTGCCCTTCTCACAGTTATGTGCTACGACCgctacgtgtccatctgcaaacccctgcactacgggaccctcctgggcagcagagcttgtgcccacatggcagcagctgcctgggccagtgcctttctctaCGCTCTGCTGCAGACggccaatacattttccctgcccctgtgccatggcaatgccctgggccagttcttctgtgaaatcccacagaTCCTCAAGCTCTCTTGCTCACACTCCAAACTCAGGGCACTTGGGCTTCTTATGGTTGGTGCCTGTATAGCTTTTGGCTGTTTtctgttcattgttttctcctatgtgcagatcttcagggTTGTGCTGAagatcccctctgagcagcgacggcacaaagccttttccacctgcctccctcacctggctgtggtTTCCCTGTTTGTCAGCACTGGCTTTTTTGCCTACCTGAAgcccccctccatctcctccccatccctggacctggccctgtcagttctgtactcGGTGGTGCCTCCGGTcctgaaccccctcatctacagcctgaggaaccaggagctcaaggctgcagtgaggaCACTGATCACTGGATGA
- the LOC134562421 gene encoding olfactory receptor 14A16-like isoform X2, producing MGRVHDAQNEEMSNSSSISHFLLLPLAHTRQLQLLHFCLFLAISLAALLANGLIISAVACGHLLHSPMFFFLLNLALSDLGSICTTVPKAMHNSLWDTRSISYAGCAAQLFFFAFFITSEFALLTVMCYDRYVSICKPLHYGTLLGSRACAHMAAAAWASAFLYALLQTANTFSLPLCHGNALGQFFCEIPQILKLSCSHSKLRALGLLMVGACIAFGCFLFIVFSYVQIFRVVLKIPSEQRRHKAFSTCLPHLAVVSLFVSTGFFAYLKPPSISSPSLDLALSVLYSVVPPVLNPLIYSLRNQELKAAVRTLITG from the coding sequence TCCATGATGCCCAGAATGAAgaaatgtccaacagcagctccatcagccacttcctcctgctgccattggcacacacgcggcagctgcagctcctgcacttctgcctcttcctggccatctccctggctgccctcctggccaacggcctcatcatcagcgccgtagcctgcggccacctcctgcacagccccatgttcttcttcctgctcaacctggccctcagcgacctgggctccatctgcaccactgtccccaaagccatgcacaattccctctgggacaccaggagcATCTCCTACgcaggatgtgctgcacagctttttttctttgcctttttcatTACATCAGAATTTGCCCTTCTCACAGTTATGTGCTACGACCgctacgtgtccatctgcaaacccctgcactacgggaccctcctgggcagcagagcttgtgcccacatggcagcagctgcctgggccagtgcctttctctaCGCTCTGCTGCAGACggccaatacattttccctgcccctgtgccatggcaatgccctgggccagttcttctgtgaaatcccacagaTCCTCAAGCTCTCTTGCTCACACTCCAAACTCAGGGCACTTGGGCTTCTTATGGTTGGTGCCTGTATAGCTTTTGGCTGTTTtctgttcattgttttctcctatgtgcagatcttcagggTTGTGCTGAagatcccctctgagcagcgacggcacaaagccttttccacctgcctccctcacctggctgtggtTTCCCTGTTTGTCAGCACTGGCTTTTTTGCCTACCTGAAgcccccctccatctcctccccatccctggacctggccctgtcagttctgtactcGGTGGTGCCTCCGGTcctgaaccccctcatctacagcctgaggaaccaggagctcaaggctgcagtgaggaCACTGATCACTGGATGA